In the genome of Triticum urartu cultivar G1812 chromosome 5, Tu2.1, whole genome shotgun sequence, one region contains:
- the LOC125506796 gene encoding uncharacterized protein LOC125506796 encodes MAGLLLLKLLPPSILSGGATSTSTPRRRPAPIHHTTTRITSSSINATQSSSSSTTTPATTSASSPAAVKLTYLQFNGWLWELPGGFRVLVDPILVGNLDFGIPWLFDAAKKTLPNSHPQPDAGLLADLLLITQSLDDHCHLRTLTQLAAIRPGLPVVATPNARPILSALPFTHVTYLEPGQSTTAAAVTVLATAGPVLGPPWQRPENGYIVTAGKNTSVYYEPHCVYDAGFLRDRALRADVLITPVVKQLLPADFTLVSGQEDAVELARLLRPSYVVPMSNGEFDAKGLLAALVSTRGTIQAFRAMLADALPDAKVVEPTPGVPLHLRFDDNDNNNNSSTSSSSSS; translated from the coding sequence atggccggcctcctcctcctcaagcTCCTCCCTCCCTCCATCCTCTCCGGCGGCGCCACCTCCACCTCCACACCTCGCCGTCGGCCAGCACCGATCCACCACACCACCACCAGAATCACAAGCAGCAGCATCAACGCAACAcagtcttcctcctcctccaccaccacacCCGCGACAACCTCGGCGTCGTCTCCGGCGGCGGTGAAGCTCACCTACCTCCAGTTCAACGGCTGGCTGTGGGAGCTGCCCGGCGGCTTCCGCGTCCTCGTCGACCCCATCCTCGTCGGCAACCTCGACTTCGGCATCCCCTGGCTCTTCGACGCCGCCAAGAAGACCCTCCCCAACTCTCACCCACAGCCGGACGCCGGCCTCCTCGCCGACCTGCTGCTCATCACCCAGAGCCTCGACGACCACTGCCACCTCCGCACCCTCACCCAGCTCGCCGCCATCCGCCCCGGCCTCCCCGTCGTCGCCACGCCCAACGCGCGCCCCATCCTCTCCGCCCTCCCCTTCACCCACGTCACCTATCTCGAGCCCGGCCagtccaccaccgccgccgccgtcaccgTGCTCGCCACCGCCGGCCCCGTGCTCGGCCCGCCGTGGCAGCGCCCGGAGAACGGCTACATCGTCACCGCCGGCAAAAACACCAGCGTCTACTACGAGCCGCACTGCGTGTACGACGCCGGGTTCCTGCGGGACAGGGCGCTGCGCGCCGACGTGCTCATCACGCCCGTCGTCAAGCAGCTCCTCCCGGCCGACTTCACCCTCGTCTCCGGGCAGGAGGACGCCGTGGAGCTCGCCAGGCTGCTCCGCCCAAGCTACGTCGTGCCCATGAGCAACGGCGAGTTCGACGCCAAGGGCCTCCTCGCCGCCCTCGTCTCCACCCGGGGCACCATCCAGGCCTTCAGGGCCATGCTCGCCGACGCGCTCCCCGACGCAAAGGTCGTCGAGCCCACCCCCGGCGTCCCGCTCCACCTCCGCTTcgacgacaacgacaacaacaacaattcatcaacatcatcatcatcatcttcatag